Below is a genomic region from Flammeovirgaceae bacterium SG7u.111.
TGGAGCAAAAGCATAGAAGCCGGCGAAGAGGAAATTGGCAAACAAGTAGAGAAAAACAAATCCAACTTTAAAGGACCGGAAATTCAAGGAAAGACCTTGGGCGTGATCGGCTTGGGCGCTATTGGCATGCTCGTTGCTAATGCAGCCGATGCTTTGGGCATGAAAGTGATAGGGTACGACCCGTACATCTCGGTTGATACTGCCTGGAGTCTTTCCAGCAATGTAAAAAAGGCGATCAGCCTCGATAATTTACTGAGCAAAGCAGATTACATCACCTTGCATGTTCCCCTACTCGATGCTACCAAAGGATTTATCAACGAAAGCAAGTTTGCCATCATGAAAGACGGTGTGCGGATCATGAACTTCGCTCGTGGCGGTCTGGAAAAACAAGCCGATATGCTCGCAGCGCTTGACAGTGGAAAGGTGGAGGCATTCGTGACCGACTTCCCAGACGAGCAGTATTTGGTCCATGAAAAAGTCATTTGCCTACCACACCTTGGCGCATCTACACCCGAATCGGAATCGAACTGTGCGGTGATGGCAGTGGACCAAGTACGAGAATATTTGGAAAATGGAAATATCAAAAATTCCGTGAACTTCCCTAATTGCGAAATGCCCCGCAACGGCGGCTATCGGATAGTTATTGCCAACAAAAACGTACCGAACATGGTGGGGCAGATATCTTCCGTCTTAGCTTCTGAAAACATTAATATAGAAGATATGATTAATAAGCATAGGGACGGGCTGGCCTTCAACATCATTGATGTGAACTCGGCCGTATGCGAAGAGCAGGCCGAAAAGCTGAGAAACATTGAGGGCGTGATTATGGCAAGGATCCTTTCTCCTAAAAAGTAAATGATCTGATGATGTAATCATGTGATTATTTGATAAAAATATTGAAGCCTTATAGGTTTATCACAATTAATTTTGCCCAGCTACTTACTATTTTTTACCACATAAAAACCAATAAAAACGTGGCACGAATTAAAGCATTTAAGGGATTACGCCCTATAAAAGAAAAAGTAACTGAAGTTGCATCCAGGCCTTACGATGTGCTGAACACCGAAGAGGCTAAAACAGAGGCTAAAGGCAAAGAACTGTCTTTTTTGCATGTGGTGAAGCCAGAAATGGATTTCCCCGTGGGCAGCAATCCTTATGCCCCCGAAGTATATGAGAAGGGGAAAAGCAACTTCCAGAAAATGGTGGACGATGGTGTGTTTTTCCAAGATGAAAAAGACAGCATCTATATCTACGAGCTTACCATGAATGGCAGAAGCCAAACGGGAATAGTTGCCTGCGCCAGCATCGACGATTATTTCAACGACATTGTAAAAAAACATGAGCTAACTCGCCCCGACAAGGAGGAGGACAGGAAAAACCATGTACGTGTGGGAAAAATGAACGCCGAGCCAGTGTTCTTTGCCTACCCAGCCTATAAGCCTTTGGATGTGCTGATGGACGAGGTAAAAACCACCGAGCCTGTTTATGATTTTGTTGCAGAAGACAAAATCAGGCATGTGTTGTGGAAAGTGGACGATGAATTCACCGTGAACAACTTCATTGAAGAATTTGCCAAAGTTCCTGCGACATACGTAGCCGACGGGCATCACCGAACCGCAGCTGCTGCTTTGGTTGGGAAAGAGTTTAGGGAAGCAAACCTCAACCACACGGGCGAGGAAGAATACAATTATTTCTTAGCTGTACATTTCCCAGATGACCAATTGGAAATCATCGACTACAACCGAGTGGTGAAGGATTTGAATGGATTGAGCAAAAAGCAGTTTTTGGAGAAGCTCGATGAACGTTTCATCATTTGCAAAGCTG
It encodes:
- a CDS encoding phosphoglycerate dehydrogenase; this translates as MLKIQTIDKISSEGLKRFPYDDYEIASEFSSPDAILVRSSKLHEMNFPTTLKAIARAGAGVNNIPLDKCSDQGIVVFNTPGANANAVKELVLTGMLLSSRKIVQGINWSKSIEAGEEEIGKQVEKNKSNFKGPEIQGKTLGVIGLGAIGMLVANAADALGMKVIGYDPYISVDTAWSLSSNVKKAISLDNLLSKADYITLHVPLLDATKGFINESKFAIMKDGVRIMNFARGGLEKQADMLAALDSGKVEAFVTDFPDEQYLVHEKVICLPHLGASTPESESNCAVMAVDQVREYLENGNIKNSVNFPNCEMPRNGGYRIVIANKNVPNMVGQISSVLASENINIEDMINKHRDGLAFNIIDVNSAVCEEQAEKLRNIEGVIMARILSPKK
- a CDS encoding DUF1015 family protein, which translates into the protein MARIKAFKGLRPIKEKVTEVASRPYDVLNTEEAKTEAKGKELSFLHVVKPEMDFPVGSNPYAPEVYEKGKSNFQKMVDDGVFFQDEKDSIYIYELTMNGRSQTGIVACASIDDYFNDIVKKHELTRPDKEEDRKNHVRVGKMNAEPVFFAYPAYKPLDVLMDEVKTTEPVYDFVAEDKIRHVLWKVDDEFTVNNFIEEFAKVPATYVADGHHRTAAAALVGKEFREANLNHTGEEEYNYFLAVHFPDDQLEIIDYNRVVKDLNGLSKKQFLEKLDERFIICKADELFKPNKLHMFSLYIDGEWYALEAKEGTYDDKDPIGVLDVTVLSKQILEPILGIKDLRTDKRIEFVGGIRGLDELKKRVDSGEMAAAFALYPVTMQQLINIADSGAIMPPKTTWFEPKLRSGLVVHALD